AAGATCGTTTCCTTCACGAGTGCGCTCGCCGACGCCGGCGAAGACCGAGTAACCACCGTGCTCCGTCGCGATGTTACGGATCAGTTCCTGGATCAGGACCGTCTTACCGACGCCCGCACCACCGAACAGACCGATCTTTCCACCCTTCGCGTAAGGCGCGAGAAGGTCGACGACCTTGATACCGGTCATGAGCATTTCAGTCGCCGTCGCTTGGTCTTCGAATTTCGGAGCCGCACGGTGAATGTCCCACGATTCAGTGGTCTTCAAGGGACCCGCTTCGTCGATCGGCTCGCCGATGACGTTCACGATACGACCGAGGACGCCTTCGCCCACGGGTGCTTGAATCATTTTACCCGTGCTCTGCACTTTCGCGCCGCGGACCAGACCTTCAGTCGAGTCCATCGCGATCGTACGGCAAACCGAGTCACCCAAGTGCTGAGCCACTTCGAGTACGAGGTTGTATTCTTGATCGTTGATCGCCTTGTTAGACACGCGCAGAGCGGTGTTGATCGGCGGCATCTGCGATGCGGGGAACTGAACGTCAACGACGGGTCCCAACACCTGTGTTACTTTTCCGGTTTCCATTTCAAAACTCCTTAATCAATCCGTATTAAAAAATTAGTTCAAAGCTTCCGCACCGCTGACGATTTCGGTCAACTCGGTCGTGATCTTCTCCTGACGGGCCTTGTTGTAGGTCAGCGTCAGTTTGTTCATCACTTCCTTCGCGTTGTTGGTCGCGTTTTCCATCGCGGTCATACGCGCCCCGTGTTCGGCCGCAACCGATTCCGCCATTCCGCGGAAGACCTGCACCGTGAAGTGTTTGAGCAGCAGTTGCTCAATCATCTTTTCCGGAGCCGGCTCGAAGATCATATCGGGAGAGAACTGAGTCGCTTCGCCCAACACGCCCGCACGTTCCAGATCGACGGGCAACAGCGTCTCGGTGACCACTTGTTGCGAGATGGCCGATTTGAACTCGTTGTAGACGAGACGGACTTCGTCGTATTCGCCCGCGAGATATTGCTTCATCGCCTTTTCCGCGACTTTCGACGCCAGCGCGTAGCTGATGTCTTTATCCAGGCGCAGAATCGTTTCGACGGGCTTCACCCCGCGACGAGCGAAGAATTCAGCCGACTTTTTACCGATGAACATCAAGTCCAACGTTTCGTATTTCCCTTTGTTGTCACGCAGGTACAATTCGGTGAATTTCGAGATGTTCGCGTTGAATCCACCCGCCAGACCGCGATCCGACGAGAGAACCAACAACAGAACGCGTTTCACTTCCTCGTGGGGAGTGATGAGCGGATGCTTTACTTGTTCCGACTTCACGAGATTGCCGATCACGCGCAGAAGTGTCTGCGCATACGGGCGCATGTTCACGATCTGGTTCTGCGCTTTACGAAGTTTCGCGGCAGAAACCAGCTTCATTGCGCGGGTGATCTGCTGCGTGTTCTTCGTCGAGTCAATCCGCGTGCGGATGTCCTTCAAATTTGCCATACCGGCTTAATCCTTCCGACTTACTTGAAGATCGCTTTGAACTCTTCGAGAGCCTGCTTCAGTGCCGCTTTGGTTTCGTCGGTGATCGCCTTTTTCTCGGCGATGTTTTTAGCGATGTGCGAGTACTTCGTTTTCACGAACTCGAGCATCTCTTTTTCCCAGCGCTTGACGTCTTTTTCGTCAATGCCGTCCGCGTAACCGTTGGTCGCTCCCCAGATCGAGATGATCTGATCTTCGACACGGAAGGGCTGATACTGACCTTGCTTCAAGATTTCGACCAAGCGACGGCCACGGGCCAGCTGCTGTTGCGAAGCCTTATCGAGATCCGACGCGAACGCCGCGAAGGCTTCCAGCGCGCGGAACTGAGCGAGTTCAAGTTTGATCGTTCCCGCGACCTGTTTCATCGCTTTGATCTGAGCGGCACCACCGACACGCGAAACCGACTTACCAACGTCGATTGCGGGACGGATCCCTTTATAGAACAGATCCGATTGCAGGAAGATCTGACCATCCGTGATCGAGATGACGTTCGTCGGAATGTACGCCGAGATGTCACCCGCTTGAGTCTCGATGATCGGAAGCGCCGTCAACGAACCGCCGCCTTTATCCGCCGACAGTTTCGCCGCACGCTCGAGCAGACGGCTGTGGAGATAGAAGACGTCGCCAGGGTAGGCTTCACGTCCCGGAGGACGACGGAGCAAGAGCGACAGCTGACGGTAAGCCTGAGCTTGTTTCGTCAAATCATCGTACACGATCAGGGCGTGGCGGCCGGTATCACGGAAGTATTCCGCCATAGCGGTACCGGTGTAGGCAGCCAAGAACTGCATGGGAGCGGGATCCGAAGCACCCGCCGCGATGATGGTGGTGTATTCGAGAGCGCCGGCCGCGCGGAGCTTTTCAACGACGACCGCGATGGTCGACTGTTTCTGTCCGATGGCGACGTAGAAGCACTGAACGCCCAGACCTTTTTGGTTGATGATGGTATCGATCGCGATGGCGGTCTTACCGGTCTGACGGTCACCGATGATCAATTCACGCTGACCACGGCCGATCGGGATCATCGCGTCGATCGCTTTGATACCGGTCTGAAGGGGTTCGCTGACCGATTGACGGTAAACGATACCGGGTGCCTTCAGCTCGACGACACGTTTGTGTTCTGTCTTGATTTCACCACGTCCGTCGATCGCTTGTCCCAGGGCGTTCACCACGCGACCCAAGAGGGCTTCACCAACGGGAGTTTCGACGATCGCTTTGGTGCGCTTAACGGTATCGCCTTCTTTGATCGCGCGGTCTTCACCGAACACGACAACCCCGACGAAGCTTTCTTCGAGGTTCAAGACCATACCGAAGGTTTCGTTCGGGAACTCAACGAGCTCACCGGCCATGACGTTTTCCAAACCGTACACGCGAGCGACACCGTCACCGACCGACAAAACGGTTCCGGTTTCGTTCACTTCGACTTTTTTAGCGTACTGGCTGATCTGTTCTTTCAGGACGCGGCTGATTTCTTCGGCGCGAATTTGCGTATCCATCGACTGTAGCTCCTTAATAACTTTTCAAAAAAATCTTTTAACTAAATCTATTCCAAGGAAGGCTCGGGTTAGTGTCCCAGTCCCTCTTTCAACGACGTCAAATGCGACGTCAGGCTGTCGTCAAACGTCCAACCGCCGACGGTCGCCACCAGGCCACCCATCAAGGTCGGATCGACATCGAACTTCAAGATGACTTGTTTACCGGTGACCTTACGGACCGTCTCTTCAAGGTTCTTGCGTTGTTCAGGATCGAGCGCGGCGGCCGAACGAACCACGCCACGAGTGACGCCGTTTTTTTCGTCGATCAGAGCCTCGAAGGCTTCCGCAATTTCACCCGCGAAGGCCAAACGATCCTTGTCGTTCAAGACATTCAGAAGATTCTCCACCGGAGCCGAGAACTTGCCTTTCAACGGAGCGAAGATCTTCGCTTTGTCGGCTTGGCTCACGATCGGCGAATTCAAGAAGGCTTTCACGTCGGCGTTTTTGGAAACAGCCTCACCCAACGAACGCAGGTCACCCAGAACTGCGTCGGAGTTTTTCGCTGACTCACTCACTTCAAACAGGGCTTTTGCGTAACGACTTCCGATTTGCGAAATCATGACTGTGCCGCCTCGATATTACGGATGAATTCTTTGTTCAGGCGCTGGTGGTCTTCCGAAGAAACTCCGGCGCTCATTTGGTTACGAGCGGCCGCCACGGCGTCGGTCAAAAGCTGCGTGCGCAGCTGTTCCACGGCGCGGTTCACTTCCAATTTCGCCGAAGTCTCGGCGTCCGTACGCAGACGGTTTGCGGTGGTCTCGGCATCCGCGATCATTTGTTTGCGCACATCCGCCGACTCGGCACGAGCGCGCGCGATGCTTTCCGCTGCGGTCGCTTCAATCCGGGTGAGTTCCGCACGGATCGACTTCAGATCGTTCTCGGCTGCGGTTTTTGCGGCTTGAGTTTTTGCGGCCGCATCGACGTAAGCCACCTTCTGGGCCGCGAAGAATTCGCGAACGGGCTTACGCAAAACGATGATCAAGCCCACAACGAGGATGCCGACGTTGAAGGCCTGCCAGCCAATCAAAGTCCAGTCCGGACCGTGGTGATGACCGTCCCCGTGAGGAGCCGCGATCGCCACATTCGCCAAAATTGTCAGAAGCGAAAAGAGTGTCATCGATTTCATGAGTTCGCCTTCTTCGAAAGAAGTTTCGCCGCGATCGCGTTGGCCACGACGGGAACTTCATCCTTCAGCTTGCGCTGGGCTTCGGTCACTTGGGCCGCCACCGAGGCACGAGCTTTCTCGACGATGGAGTTCGCTTGCTCGCGAGCGGTCGTCAGAATTTTTTCCGACTCCTTCACTCCTTGGCTGCGATTTTCGTCGTAGATCGACTTGATTTCGCCATTGATCGAGCGCGCTTTCGTCTCGAATTGCTGACGGAGAGAGTTGGTCTCGTTGACCAAATCTTCCGACGCGGCGGAAGCACCCTTTGTGCGTTCTTGACGTTCTTCGAGGGCTTTCGCGAACGGCGAAAACAGACCGAAGGTCAGAACAAAGAATGTTACTGAAAAGATAGCGAACTGAAGAAAGGCTGTATGGTTCAGCCCTAGAGCGTTGAGCATTTCCATTCTATTGAATTCCCTACTGAATTGAAGCTGGGGTTATCCCGCTCCAAGAAGAGGGTCAAGGCAATAGATGGCGCTGCTTACGTCTTCGGCATGTACGAAGCACCCTCGAAAACCACGCCCTCATCGATGCGCAGCGAAGGTGAGGTCACGGTGCCTTTGAAAGTCGCGGGAGGATGCATAATCACGCGGCGCCGCGCGAAGAGGTTTCCCTCCACGCGGCCACAAATGACGATGACGTCGGCTTCGATGTTCGCTTCGACAAGCGCACCGGCGTTAATGACGACATTGTCTTGGGTGAAGATCTCTCCGCTGAATTCGCCACCGATTTTCACGGTGCCTTCGAACGTCAGTTTACCCTCGAACCGCGATCCCGACTCCAGAACCGCGGAAATATGCGAGGTGGACAGCTCTTCCCCAAAGATTTCTATGACTTCTGACATCCGACCCGAATCCGATCAACGACGGACGTAAGTTGCTCGTCCGTATAATATTGGATGGCCACGCGGCCCTTACCCTCATGGTAATCAATCGTGACCTTCGTTCCAAGGAGCTTCTGCAGCTCTTCGGACAGACCCTGGATCAAACGACCGGTCACACTTTCCTTGGCCGTGTCCGTCGCCGATTTGGGCTCTTCAGTTTGATCTTTCTTCAGCATTTTCTCAAGCTTACGAACGGTCAGCCCTTCTTTCAGTACGGACTGCGCCCACTTCGATTGCTCTTCGGATTCCGGCAAAGACAGCAGAACTTTCGCGTGCCCCACGGACAGTTCTTTAGTCGCGATCAGTTCGCGAACGTCACGGGGCAGCTGGAGCAAACGGATCGCGTTGGTGACGCTGGCCCGCTCCCGACCGACCTTTTCCGCGACCTGTTGCTGGGTCAATTCGAACTCATGAGCCAGACGTTGGTAGGCCTCGGCCTCTTCCATCGGATTCAAGTCTTCGCGCTGGATATTTTCGATGATGGCCATCTCGAGCGTCTCGCGATCGCCCATGTCTTTCATGATGACGGGAACTTCGTGAAGTCCCGCCAGCTGAGCCGCACGCCAACGCCGTTCACCCGCGATGATCTCGAAACCCGCAGTTCCCGTTTTCCGGACCACGATCGGCTGGATAATTCCGCTGGTTTTGATCGATTCGGACAGCTCTTCCAGCTTCTCTTTTTCAAACTGGGTCCGGGGCTGGAACGGTGAAGGTTTCAGCTTGTCGATTCCCACCTTCCAGATGCGCGCTTCCGCAGGAATTTGCGGTTGTGGAGCGGGCGCCGCCACCGGTGCCGGAGCGGCGGCCACCGAAGCCCCTGCCGCCGGCGTCGGCTGAGCCGGTCTTTGGACCGGCTTTTCGATGCTATTTCCCATCAATCCTGAGCTCGAATTACCTCCAAGCAAAGAACCAATTCCGCGGCCCAAGGCCTTCTTTTTGTTTGAATTATCATTAATGATATCAGGCATTTAGATCCTCACTTGCCATTTCTGCGTTCGCAGATTGCGCAGCCCGAAGATCCCGCTCCACGAGCTCCGTCGCGAGCTCTTGATACTTGATCGAGCCAATCGAACGAGGATCATACTGAATGATGGACTGACCATGGCTGGGAGCCTCGGACAGACGAACATTTCGGGGAATGATGGCGTTGAAAACCTTTTCGCCGAAGTGAGTCCGGATCTCCTGGACAACTTGGTGAGAGAGATTGTTACGGGTATCAAACATCGTCAGAACGATGCCCTCGATATGGAGGGTGGGGTTCAGATTCTTTTTGACCAGACCTGCGGTATTCAGCAGCTGAGAGAGCCCTTCCAGGGCGTAGTATTCGCACTGCAGGGGAACCAGAAAGCTTTCCGCCGAAGTCAGCGCGTTCAGGGTCAAAAGCCCCAATGACGGCGGACAATCGATAATGATGTAGTCAAACTCATGGGCGAAGGGCTTGATCGCACTTTTCAGGCGATATTCCCGCTCCGGCATATCCACGAGCTCAATTTCTGCACCGACGAGGTCCGGATTGGCCGTGGCGATCTTCAGATTGGGCAGCTGGGTATCCGCCAGAACCTCACCGAGCGACTTTTCGCCGATGAGAACGTGGTAGATATTCGACTCTTGAAACTCGTGGCGTTTCAAACCGAGACCGCTGGAGGCATTCCCCTGCGGATCCATATCGATGAGAAGTACGCTCTTACCAGCGGTCGCCAAAGCCGCAGACAGGTTCACCGAGGTGGTCGTTTTACCGACTCCACCCTTTTGGTTGGCAATACAGATGGTCTTCGCCACGCGAGCCCCCTTATGGTGTGAAAAGTTCTCCCTATTAGCGGAGAAATTCAAGGAAATTGCGTTTTTATCCGATGTTCCACGTGGAACATTGGGGGTTTTCAGGTGTTCGATCGCGTTTTCAGCCTTATTCTTTGTTGTGGAGTGGTCATGACTACTCTCACAGGCTGCAAAAAGGCCGATCCCAACCCTGAGTTGAAGGATCCTCTATATCAGGCTCTCCAAGCCGAAGTCGCAGCGGCGACTGCAGATGTGACTGCGGCCCAAACGGCAGTGACCGAGGCCGAGGGAGAGATCAAAAAGGTCGTTCCCCAAACGGGTCAGATCAAATACGCGGAAAAACGCTACTGGGAATCCCGCAACAAACTCACTTTGGCAGAACAGAAGAAGAAAGCTCTCGAAGTTCAGGCTCAAATGCGGCTTTGGAAGACTCGAGTGGCCTGCCTCGAGGCTTTTCACGCCGGAAAAGAGTGTTCCGATCCTGCGGCCCTCGCAAACTATCAATTGGATCAAGCCGTGCAGAAATCTCCTCGCAATTGGAGCGTAAAAGATCGTCGAGCGGCTCTTGGCCTGTCGACCGGTCGCACTCCTGACGGAGATCCTACAGCGGCCGCCGCAAAACAAGCGGAAGGGGCTCAATCAGGGGCCGAAGCCGCTCCCGCCCATTAATGTTCCACGTGGAACATTGGATATCCGTCGACGCAATGCGCTGCTTAACCGAGAAGAAGTCGGTCCGTTCTATTCCGAAAACTTGTCGGTACGGACAATGGAGAAATTCACTTCTCCAATGGGGAGGCGATATTCGGCCATGAGAGCCGGACGCCAGAAGCTGCAAAGTTGAGTGGGAATTTCCGAGACCTCTTTGAACCACTCTTCGCCTTTCATATGAAAGACGACTCCACCCTTCTTGACGGGCTTACGGAGGACAAGAATACTACGACTAATTGACGCGAGGCCCCGACAAACCACGAAGTTCATCGATCCTTCCGGAAGTTTGTCGATCTGACTAGTCACGACCTTCAGGCTGTTCAAACCGAACTGTCGAGCCAGACTAGTCACGAACTCCGCCCTTTTGGGGTCCGGAACCACGAGAGTAGTCTGAGTAGTCGGACTCAGGATACTCATGATCAGTCCAGGAAGTCCGTTGCCTACTCCAATATCGAAGACTTCATTTTTACCAATAATTTTAAGCATTTCCCGAGACGCCAAGATGCAGTCCGCGAAATGAATCGCGTCCGCATGACTAATCGTCTTCACGCCAATCAAGTTCATCGACTTATTGGCCTTCAAAAGCTCTTCATGGAAGACTTTAAACTGCCCCAGCTGTTGAGCACTCAGCTCCGGAAACCATTGCGGCAGTCGCCAATGAATAGCCAGACCTTCACCCAGATGGGCTTTATCGTTTTCGTCTTTTGCGCCTTTTCCGAACTTAGACGGTTTGTCCAAGCGATTCCCCTGACTTCTGCCTTGATCGCAGGAAAATCATTATCGCCTGAATTGCCGAAGGATTCACACCACTGATGCGCTGAGCCTGACCGAGAGTTCTCGGTTTTACGGCCGCCAGCTTCTCTTTCTCTTCATTCGAGAGCCCGCGAATCTGTTGGTAATCCAGATCCGAGGCCAAATGAAGCTCTTCGAACTTTCGCGCCTGCTCGATGAGCTCGTGTTGTCTTTTAATGTAACCGGAATATTTCACTTCGATCTCGACGGGTTCACAAACCACGGGATCCGAGTCGATCTCGAAACCCAATTTTCCCAAAGACCATGAGTCCACCTCGGGTCGACGAAGAAGCTCTTCCCAGGTGACCGATTTCAGAAGTGCGGGAGTCCCCAAAGCGAGCAGTTTTTCCTGCATTTCCGGCTTCGGATAACAGCGCTCCGCCCGAAGCTTTTCTAGTAGGGCCGAACGCCGCTCACGCACGGATTGGTACAGCGCATTCGCGCTCTCGTCGATCAAACCCAGACCTAAGCCGATCTGCCCCAAGCGATCGAGAGTATTGTCTTCCCTTAAAACCAGACGATGCTCCGCGCGCGAAGTGAACATCCGGTAAGGTTCGCGGGTTCCTTTGGTCACCAAGTCGTCGATCAAAACTCCGATGTAGGCTTGATCCCGTGAAAGCACGAGCTCATCCCGACCCAAAATCTTGTGGGCCGCGTTTACGCCCGCGATGAAACCCTGCGCGGCCGCTTCCTCGTAACCCGAAGTTCCGTTGATTTGCCCCGCCAAGAAAAGCGAGTCGATCTGACGGGTTTCCAGACGATGCCAAATTTGCGTAGGTTCGAAATAATCATATTCGACCGCGTAACCGTAACGAACGACCTCCACATTTTCGAGACCCGGGATCGTCCGCAGAAACTGATCCTGGGTTTCTTGCGGAAGACTGGTCGAAATCCCCTGCAAATAGATCAAGTCCGTTTCCAAGGATTCGGGCTCCAGAAAAGTCTGGTGTGAATCGCGATCGGCAAAACGAACGACCTTGTCTTCGATACTCGGGCAGTAACGGGGACCCGAACCCTCAATCACCCCACAATACATCGGGGATTGATGCAGATTTTCACGGATAATATCGTGGGTTTTTTCCGTGGTTCGCGACAGATAGCACGCGACCTGGGGAAGCTGGAATTCACGGGACGAACGCATCGAAAACGGAAAGAACTCGGGATCCCCGTATTGTTCCGTCGTTTTCGAAAAATCGATGCTGCCGGCGCGCAGACGGGCGGGCGTCCCGGTTTTCAGTCGTTTCACTTCAAAACCGAAGGATTTCAGCTGATCGGAAAGACCTAAACTGGCTTGATCACCAACACGGCCCCCGGCGGTTTGCACCGACCCCATATGCATC
The window above is part of the Pseudobdellovibrionaceae bacterium genome. Proteins encoded here:
- a CDS encoding F0F1 ATP synthase subunit beta (Produces ATP from ADP in the presence of a proton gradient across the membrane. The beta chain is a regulatory subunit), which codes for METGKVTQVLGPVVDVQFPASQMPPINTALRVSNKAINDQEYNLVLEVAQHLGDSVCRTIAMDSTEGLVRGAKVQSTGKMIQAPVGEGVLGRIVNVIGEPIDEAGPLKTTESWDIHRAAPKFEDQATATEMLMTGIKVVDLLAPYAKGGKIGLFGGAGVGKTVLIQELIRNIATEHGGYSVFAGVGERTREGNDL
- the atpG gene encoding ATP synthase F1 subunit gamma — encoded protein: MANLKDIRTRIDSTKNTQQITRAMKLVSAAKLRKAQNQIVNMRPYAQTLLRVIGNLVKSEQVKHPLITPHEEVKRVLLLVLSSDRGLAGGFNANISKFTELYLRDNKGKYETLDLMFIGKKSAEFFARRGVKPVETILRLDKDISYALASKVAEKAMKQYLAGEYDEVRLVYNEFKSAISQQVVTETLLPVDLERAGVLGEATQFSPDMIFEPAPEKMIEQLLLKHFTVQVFRGMAESVAAEHGARMTAMENATNNAKEVMNKLTLTYNKARQEKITTELTEIVSGAEALN
- the atpA gene encoding F0F1 ATP synthase subunit alpha produces the protein MDTQIRAEEISRVLKEQISQYAKKVEVNETGTVLSVGDGVARVYGLENVMAGELVEFPNETFGMVLNLEESFVGVVVFGEDRAIKEGDTVKRTKAIVETPVGEALLGRVVNALGQAIDGRGEIKTEHKRVVELKAPGIVYRQSVSEPLQTGIKAIDAMIPIGRGQRELIIGDRQTGKTAIAIDTIINQKGLGVQCFYVAIGQKQSTIAVVVEKLRAAGALEYTTIIAAGASDPAPMQFLAAYTGTAMAEYFRDTGRHALIVYDDLTKQAQAYRQLSLLLRRPPGREAYPGDVFYLHSRLLERAAKLSADKGGGSLTALPIIETQAGDISAYIPTNVISITDGQIFLQSDLFYKGIRPAIDVGKSVSRVGGAAQIKAMKQVAGTIKLELAQFRALEAFAAFASDLDKASQQQLARGRRLVEILKQGQYQPFRVEDQIISIWGATNGYADGIDEKDVKRWEKEMLEFVKTKYSHIAKNIAEKKAITDETKAALKQALEEFKAIFK
- the atpH gene encoding ATP synthase F1 subunit delta, with protein sequence MISQIGSRYAKALFEVSESAKNSDAVLGDLRSLGEAVSKNADVKAFLNSPIVSQADKAKIFAPLKGKFSAPVENLLNVLNDKDRLAFAGEIAEAFEALIDEKNGVTRGVVRSAAALDPEQRKNLEETVRKVTGKQVILKFDVDPTLMGGLVATVGGWTFDDSLTSHLTSLKEGLGH
- a CDS encoding ATP synthase F0 subunit B, translating into MKSMTLFSLLTILANVAIAAPHGDGHHHGPDWTLIGWQAFNVGILVVGLIIVLRKPVREFFAAQKVAYVDAAAKTQAAKTAAENDLKSIRAELTRIEATAAESIARARAESADVRKQMIADAETTANRLRTDAETSAKLEVNRAVEQLRTQLLTDAVAAARNQMSAGVSSEDHQRLNKEFIRNIEAAQS
- a CDS encoding ATP synthase F0 subunit B; amino-acid sequence: MLNALGLNHTAFLQFAIFSVTFFVLTFGLFSPFAKALEERQERTKGASAASEDLVNETNSLRQQFETKARSINGEIKSIYDENRSQGVKESEKILTTAREQANSIVEKARASVAAQVTEAQRKLKDEVPVVANAIAAKLLSKKANS
- a CDS encoding polymer-forming cytoskeletal protein, coding for MSEVIEIFGEELSTSHISAVLESGSRFEGKLTFEGTVKIGGEFSGEIFTQDNVVINAGALVEANIEADVIVICGRVEGNLFARRRVIMHPPATFKGTVTSPSLRIDEGVVFEGASYMPKT
- a CDS encoding ParB/RepB/Spo0J family partition protein, which translates into the protein MPDIINDNSNKKKALGRGIGSLLGGNSSSGLMGNSIEKPVQRPAQPTPAAGASVAAAPAPVAAPAPQPQIPAEARIWKVGIDKLKPSPFQPRTQFEKEKLEELSESIKTSGIIQPIVVRKTGTAGFEIIAGERRWRAAQLAGLHEVPVIMKDMGDRETLEMAIIENIQREDLNPMEEAEAYQRLAHEFELTQQQVAEKVGRERASVTNAIRLLQLPRDVRELIATKELSVGHAKVLLSLPESEEQSKWAQSVLKEGLTVRKLEKMLKKDQTEEPKSATDTAKESVTGRLIQGLSEELQKLLGTKVTIDYHEGKGRVAIQYYTDEQLTSVVDRIRVGCQKS
- a CDS encoding ParA family protein, whose protein sequence is MAKTICIANQKGGVGKTTTSVNLSAALATAGKSVLLIDMDPQGNASSGLGLKRHEFQESNIYHVLIGEKSLGEVLADTQLPNLKIATANPDLVGAEIELVDMPEREYRLKSAIKPFAHEFDYIIIDCPPSLGLLTLNALTSAESFLVPLQCEYYALEGLSQLLNTAGLVKKNLNPTLHIEGIVLTMFDTRNNLSHQVVQEIRTHFGEKVFNAIIPRNVRLSEAPSHGQSIIQYDPRSIGSIKYQELATELVERDLRAAQSANAEMASEDLNA
- the rsmG gene encoding 16S rRNA (guanine(527)-N(7))-methyltransferase RsmG; amino-acid sequence: MDKPSKFGKGAKDENDKAHLGEGLAIHWRLPQWFPELSAQQLGQFKVFHEELLKANKSMNLIGVKTISHADAIHFADCILASREMLKIIGKNEVFDIGVGNGLPGLIMSILSPTTQTTLVVPDPKRAEFVTSLARQFGLNSLKVVTSQIDKLPEGSMNFVVCRGLASISRSILVLRKPVKKGGVVFHMKGEEWFKEVSEIPTQLCSFWRPALMAEYRLPIGEVNFSIVRTDKFSE
- the mnmG gene encoding tRNA uridine-5-carboxymethylaminomethyl(34) synthesis enzyme MnmG; this encodes MGTDFDVIVVGAGHAGIEASLAPSRLGLKTLMVTTNVDRIGYMSCNPSIGGLAKGHMVREIDILGGEMGLVADLTCLQFKRLNSRKGPAVRGTRVQSDKEKYAREMKTRLQSQANLTVMQGEVKSLLLGKNSAGQALAEGVILQDGSVIRAKTVILTTGTFMNGVMHMGSVQTAGGRVGDQASLGLSDQLKSFGFEVKRLKTGTPARLRAGSIDFSKTTEQYGDPEFFPFSMRSSREFQLPQVACYLSRTTEKTHDIIRENLHQSPMYCGVIEGSGPRYCPSIEDKVVRFADRDSHQTFLEPESLETDLIYLQGISTSLPQETQDQFLRTIPGLENVEVVRYGYAVEYDYFEPTQIWHRLETRQIDSLFLAGQINGTSGYEEAAAQGFIAGVNAAHKILGRDELVLSRDQAYIGVLIDDLVTKGTREPYRMFTSRAEHRLVLREDNTLDRLGQIGLGLGLIDESANALYQSVRERRSALLEKLRAERCYPKPEMQEKLLALGTPALLKSVTWEELLRRPEVDSWSLGKLGFEIDSDPVVCEPVEIEVKYSGYIKRQHELIEQARKFEELHLASDLDYQQIRGLSNEEKEKLAAVKPRTLGQAQRISGVNPSAIQAIMIFLRSRQKSGESLGQTV